Below is a window of Halobaculum lipolyticum DNA.
GCTCGGTGTACGACTGCGACGTGACGGTCCACGACGAGCAGTCGATCCCCGAGGGCGCGTACGACCGCAGCCGGAACCAGTACCGGGCCGAGCAGTTCATCGAGCTGGTGTCCCGGATCGGCAGCGGCGAGAAGAACATCGGGATCACCCCGCAGGACCTCTACTACCGGCGTCGAAACTACGTGTTCGGTCTCGCGTACCTCAACGGCAACGGCTCGGTCGTCTCCACCTACCGCCTCCAGACCTCCTCCGACGGCGGCGTCTCCACGAAGCCCTCCGGCGAGGTGTTCGCCGACCGCGTCCGCAAGGAGATCGTCCACGAGATCGGTCACACGCTCGGGTTGGAACACTGCGACAACAGCAAGTGCGTCATGTCCTTCTCCCCGACCGTCCGCGAGGTGGACGTGAAAGAAGAGCACCTCTGCGGGACGTGTTCCCGCGAGTACCTGTAACGCTACAGCCCGGCTGTCGCGTCGGGATCCCCGCTCAGTCGGGCGGGTTCTCCACGCTCCGTTCCAGCGAGTTCGCCCCGGCGGACAAGTATATGTTCGCGGAGCGACGACATCAAGCCGTCATGTCCGAGGAAGTCGTCGACCTACTGC
It encodes the following:
- a CDS encoding archaemetzincin family Zn-dependent metalloprotease; this encodes MIVDIVPIGDVSAQVKREASAGLRSVYDCDVTVHDEQSIPEGAYDRSRNQYRAEQFIELVSRIGSGEKNIGITPQDLYYRRRNYVFGLAYLNGNGSVVSTYRLQTSSDGGVSTKPSGEVFADRVRKEIVHEIGHTLGLEHCDNSKCVMSFSPTVREVDVKEEHLCGTCSREYL